A genomic region of Methanothermobacter sp. CaT2 contains the following coding sequences:
- a CDS encoding rubredoxin, whose product MKRYKCRVCGYIYDPQKGEPRTDTPPGTPFEDLPETWRCPSCGAKKKMFKPLD is encoded by the coding sequence GTGAAGAGATACAAATGTCGCGTGTGCGGCTATATTTATGACCCCCAGAAGGGTGAACCAAGGACAGACACACCACCCGGAACACCGTTTGAGGACCTCCCTGAAACATGGAGGTGCCCGTCATGCGGTGCAAAGAAGAAGATGTTCAAACCACTTGACTGA
- a CDS encoding pseudomurein-binding repeat-containing protein has translation MFCRIFNNPDQTGLNVYADNSAVDARFNWWGSNNPDFPSLISENVTYDPWIVLNINATPDTVLTGETSQITADLQHDSNGVLHDPTEGIVPYRGSAQFSTTLGSITDANFTDGAAIPTLTSLNTRGIATVYASVDNETVQTTVTVLKPATFELSNLTITPTTGVAPLNITVKANITNTGDIPGDYTAELKINNTTEDTKTLTINPGETTTIEFTKILQPGTCNVTIDTLPPKQVTATITIKQPAGSANWVRKYYERYRRLPASVTISGKSFTMAQFLDLLVRATIQINAGNLKPLSTRTVGYKGSAGTYRSIKLSKSAYISTAISIRNFINTHKLAPRYATTRYGNIPFTRLVYMYSKIIGFYGTYKRLPNYVII, from the coding sequence ATGTTCTGCCGGATATTTAACAACCCAGACCAGACAGGTCTGAATGTCTACGCAGATAATAGTGCTGTGGATGCCCGATTCAACTGGTGGGGCTCCAACAATCCAGACTTTCCAAGCCTTATCTCAGAAAATGTAACATACGATCCATGGATCGTCCTGAATATAAACGCCACCCCAGACACAGTCCTTACAGGGGAAACCTCACAGATAACCGCAGACCTCCAACACGACAGTAACGGAGTACTGCACGACCCAACTGAGGGCATAGTGCCATACAGAGGATCCGCACAGTTCTCCACAACCCTGGGCTCAATAACCGACGCAAATTTCACAGACGGCGCCGCCATCCCAACACTAACCAGCCTCAACACCAGGGGCATCGCCACAGTATATGCCTCAGTTGACAATGAAACAGTGCAGACCACGGTTACGGTCCTCAAACCAGCAACCTTTGAACTGAGCAATTTAACAATCACACCCACAACCGGAGTAGCACCACTAAACATCACAGTCAAAGCAAACATCACCAACACAGGAGACATCCCCGGAGACTACACAGCAGAACTTAAAATAAACAACACAACAGAAGACACCAAAACCCTAACAATAAACCCCGGAGAAACCACGACAATTGAATTCACAAAAATACTGCAACCAGGAACCTGCAACGTAACAATAGACACACTCCCACCTAAACAGGTGACCGCAACGATAACAATAAAGCAGCCTGCAGGATCCGCAAACTGGGTCAGGAAATACTACGAACGCTACAGGAGACTACCCGCTTCAGTGACCATCTCAGGAAAGAGCTTCACCATGGCACAGTTCCTCGACCTCCTTGTACGGGCAACCATCCAGATCAACGCGGGCAACCTAAAACCACTAAGCACACGAACCGTCGGCTACAAAGGTTCGGCAGGAACCTACAGATCAATCAAACTCTCGAAATCAGCTTACATATCCACAGCAATCAGCATAAGAAACTTCATAAACACCCACAAACTGGCCCCGCGGTACGCAACAACCAGGTACGGGAACATACCCTTCACAAGACTCGTCTACATGTACAGTAAAATCATAGGGTTCTACGGAACCTACAAAAGACTCCCGAACTACGTAATCATCTAA
- the rd gene encoding rubredoxin yields MDKYVCQMCGYIYDPEEGDPTSGIEPGTAFEDLPDDWVCPVCGVGKDQFKKMD; encoded by the coding sequence ATGGACAAATACGTCTGCCAGATGTGCGGATACATCTACGACCCTGAAGAGGGAGACCCCACATCAGGGATAGAACCAGGAACAGCGTTTGAGGACCTCCCCGACGACTGGGTATGCCCTGTATGTGGCGTTGGAAAGGACCAGTTCAAGAAGATGGATTAA